One region of Gorilla gorilla gorilla isolate KB3781 chromosome 13, NHGRI_mGorGor1-v2.1_pri, whole genome shotgun sequence genomic DNA includes:
- the LOC101135809 gene encoding LOW QUALITY PROTEIN: BTB/POZ domain-containing protein KCTD9-like (The sequence of the model RefSeq protein was modified relative to this genomic sequence to represent the inferred CDS: substituted 2 bases at 2 genomic stop codons), whose product MGAREPSDHIPQGSRSSLHPARPLGLRPFSPHSRTYVASRGSAGVPAPAPPRRQPGVGTPGTPAQKNPPGPLAPTCQRRWERPDQCLRYRTSSPFHPPPSHPASSPLAPPASSPRHSENTAAAPEDKRKLAGFPPKSANHNNDCVRSEGAGEAGPQGRPYRHWLVLKDFSTLVVLGPLVTQGSSPGLIGKIRKIWNDDSKPGNRRDSFAYLSLNGTRGGSAVRWVTLFLNGSPKNGKVVAAYGTLSDLLSVASSKFGIKATSVYNGKGGLNDDTVLIRDDDVLFVCEGEPFIDPQTDSKPPEGLLGFHTDWLTLNVGGQYFTTTWSTLVNKEPDIMLAHMSKDKGVWGNKQDHRGAFLIDQSPEYFEPILNYLCHGQLIVNDGIDLLGVLEEARFFGTDSLIEHLKVAIKNSQLPEDHLPISRKEFVXCLLATPTKSEMXCQGLNFSGSQMLCSNAEGASLKLCNFEDPSGLKANLEGANLKGVDMEGSQMTGINLRVATLENAKLKNCNLRGATLTGTDLENCDLSGCDLQEANLRGSNVRGAIFEEMLTPLHMTQSVR is encoded by the exons ATGGGGGCAAGGGAGCCGTCCGACCACATCCCGCAGGGCAGCAGATCCTCTCTTCATCCCGCCAGGCCGCTGGGCCTGAGGCCTTTCTCACCCCATTCGAGAACCTACGTCGCCAGCCGGGGATCCGCAGGGGTACcagcccccgccccaccccgcaGACAGCCTGGCGTCGGGACACCGGGGACGCCTGCGCAGAAGAACCCGCCTGGCCCCTTGGCTCCAACG TGTCAGAGGAGGTGGGAACGTCCAGACCAGTGTCTCCGTTACAGGACTTCCTCCCCCTTCCACCCGCCCCCCTCCCACCCCGCCTCTAGTCCCCTAGCTCCTCCAGCCAGTTCGCCGCGGCACTCTGAGAACACGGCGGCGGCGCCCGAGGATAAACGGAA GCTAGCGGGCTTTCCGCCTAAATCCGCCAATCACAACAACGACTGCGTGAGGTCTGAGGGCGCCGGAGAGGCGGGCCCTCAGGGCAGGCCGTACCGCCATTGGCTGGTCCTGAAGGATTTTTCCACCCTCGTGGTGCTCGGCCCTTTAGTGACCCAGGGCTCTTCTCCGGG ATTGATcggtaaaataaggaaaatatggaaTGATGACAGTAAGCCAGGCAATAGGAGAGATTCTTTTGCGTATCTGTCTCTCAACG GAACCCGCGGGGGCAGCGCAGTGAGGTGGGTGACCCTGTTCCTGAATGGCAGCCCCAAGAACGGAAAGGTGGTTGCTGCATATGGAACTTTATCTGATTTGCTGTCTGTGGCCAGCAGTAAATTCGGCATAAAAGCCACCAGTGTGTATAATGGGAAAGGTGGACTGAATGATGATACTGTTTTGATCAGGGATGATGATGTTTTATTTGTGTGTGAGGGAGAGCCATTTATTGATCCTCAGACAGATTCTAAGCCTCCTGAAGGATTGCTAGGATTCCACACAGACTGGCTAACATTAAATGTTGGAGGGCAGTACTTTACAACTACCTGGAGCACTTTAGTGAATAAAGAACCTGACATTATGCTGGCCCACATGTCTAAGGACAAAGGTGTCTGGGGAAATAAGCAAGATCATAGAGGAGCTTTCTTAATTGACCAAAGTCCTGAGTACTTTGAACCCATTTTGAACTACTTGTGTCATGGACAGCTCATTGTAAATGATGGCATTGATTTATTGGGTGTGTTAGAAGAAGCAAGATTTTTTGGTACTGACTCATTGATTGAACACCTAAAAGTGGCAATAAAGAATTCTCAACTACCAGAGGATCATTTACCAATATCCCGAAaggaatttgtctgatgtttgcTAGCAACTCCAACCAAGTCAGAAATGTGATGCCAGGGTTTGAACTTCAGTG GGAGTCAAATGCTCTGTTCTAATGCAGAAGGAGCATCTCTGAAACTGTGTAATTTTGAGGATCCTTCTGGTCTTAAAGCCAATTTAGAAGGTGCTAATCTGAAAGGTGTGGATATGGAAGGAAGTCAGATGACAGGAATTAACCTGAGAGTGGCTACCTTAGAGAATGCAAAGTTGAAGAACTGTAACCTCAGAGGAGCAACTCTGACAGGAACTGATTTAGAGAATTGTGATCTGTCTGGGTGTGATCTTCAAGAAGCCAACCTGAGAGGGTCCAACGTGAGGGGAGCTATATTTGAAGAGATGCTGACACCACTACACATGACACAAAGTGTCAGATGA